In Terriglobales bacterium, one DNA window encodes the following:
- a CDS encoding helix-turn-helix transcriptional regulator — translation MGVSRLSKAVYELRQKLNLSQTELGAKLGVSAMAISRWETGRNDPPADAMAKMAKLSGDPKTFWFFLGQAGLTKRDFTGRL, via the coding sequence ATGGGTGTTAGCAGATTATCGAAAGCGGTATACGAACTTCGCCAGAAATTGAACCTCAGTCAAACCGAACTAGGCGCCAAGCTCGGTGTCAGCGCCATGGCCATCTCGCGGTGGGAAACCGGGAGGAATGATCCTCCAGCGGATGCCATGGCAAAGATGGCGAAACTCTCGGGCGACCCGAAAACATTCTGGTTCTTCCTTGGCCAGGCAGGATTAACCAAGAGAGACTTCACAGGACGGCTTTGA
- a CDS encoding response regulator, protein MDDERMIADTLEAILGHAGYKARATYSGEEGVALARTFRPDVVIADYHMPPGLNGIEASVAIKKMFPGVRIIMLSGQMLGEEFAPFRLKGFNFLLLSKPIHPGDLVDKVRCEDVVIDESVNKQPRILNVDDVEQHRYSISRVLARAGFEVSEAETGKEALTKALEIQPDLILLDIHLPDVNGYDVCKELRRMPETARIAVVHITASDKSAEAAMRSANVGADEYLTHPIVPKRLVHRIRELLQMKYLESDSPSS, encoded by the coding sequence ATGGACGATGAGCGAATGATCGCCGATACCCTGGAGGCGATCCTGGGACACGCCGGGTATAAAGCGCGGGCCACGTATTCCGGGGAAGAAGGTGTGGCGCTAGCGAGAACGTTCCGTCCGGACGTAGTGATTGCGGATTACCACATGCCGCCGGGGTTGAATGGAATTGAAGCCTCCGTCGCCATCAAGAAGATGTTTCCTGGAGTCCGGATCATCATGCTCTCGGGGCAGATGCTGGGGGAGGAGTTCGCGCCGTTTCGACTGAAGGGATTCAACTTCCTGCTGCTATCCAAGCCAATTCATCCTGGAGATCTAGTTGATAAGGTGCGTTGTGAGGACGTGGTAATTGACGAGTCCGTCAACAAGCAACCTCGCATTCTGAACGTTGACGACGTTGAACAGCATCGGTACTCGATCAGCCGAGTGTTAGCGCGAGCAGGTTTCGAGGTGTCAGAGGCTGAGACAGGCAAGGAAGCATTGACCAAGGCGCTGGAGATACAGCCGGACCTAATCTTGCTGGACATTCACTTGCCCGACGTCAATGGGTACGACGTCTGCAAAGAACTGCGGCGGATGCCAGAGACGGCACGCATCGCTGTGGTGCACATCACCGCATCCGACAAGAGTGCCGAAGCGGCGATGCGTTCCGCGAATGTTGGAGCAGATGAGTACCTGACACACCCGATCGTACCGAAGCGACTGGTGCATAGAATCCGCGAGTTACTCCAAATGAAGTACCTGGAGAGTGATTCGCCTTCCTCGTAG
- a CDS encoding divalent metal cation transporter, whose translation MQFQLFGNRGGSGSPRPRRGSPADRGKVVPIAGEGGDRQGAISRIIPGIIAGAADLDPAAVLTATVAGASFGLSLGWVVLLCIPILMSVFGVSARIGHQTRLGLFKIVREHFGQRYAVTLASMVVAVNVLMIIADIMAVSEALSIILNLPPVYFPAFLAFTVWYILTLAGYERVNSTLSLLALFLFAYVGAAALSNHSITHIAKGILLPQLSPGTGYVMAVVALFGSLLTPDVIVWQTSTKREHGATFHEVESKVGCFVAAMVSLCAVIAASTMNVADPTSMTTRQAATALAPLGDLGPILFALGIIGSGMVALPILVASLCFSVAEAADWRYGLSRRPWEARRFFMMICAVLFMAVVVNYLGINTVRTLYWSQVMAGIFIVPILFFILWISNDRRIMRTTNSIWQNFWLGAAVGGMIVANLIFFGLELFT comes from the coding sequence ATGCAGTTTCAGCTATTTGGCAACCGGGGCGGTTCTGGTTCTCCCCGGCCCCGCCGAGGTTCACCCGCTGACCGGGGCAAGGTAGTCCCCATTGCTGGCGAGGGAGGAGATCGCCAGGGAGCCATCAGCCGGATCATCCCCGGTATCATCGCCGGCGCGGCTGATCTCGATCCCGCCGCGGTCCTTACGGCCACGGTCGCTGGAGCCAGCTTTGGACTTTCACTCGGGTGGGTGGTTCTCCTTTGCATCCCCATCCTGATGTCCGTCTTTGGTGTCTCCGCACGCATCGGCCACCAGACTCGCCTCGGACTCTTCAAGATTGTCCGCGAGCACTTCGGTCAACGATACGCCGTCACCCTCGCTTCTATGGTGGTTGCCGTCAACGTGCTCATGATCATTGCCGACATCATGGCAGTGAGTGAAGCCCTCTCCATCATCCTGAACCTGCCTCCTGTTTATTTCCCGGCCTTCCTCGCCTTCACCGTCTGGTACATCCTTACGCTCGCCGGATACGAACGTGTGAACAGCACGCTCTCTCTGCTTGCGCTGTTCCTCTTTGCTTACGTCGGCGCGGCGGCGCTTTCCAATCACTCCATTACTCACATCGCGAAGGGGATTCTCCTTCCGCAGTTGAGCCCCGGTACTGGATATGTCATGGCCGTCGTGGCTCTCTTTGGATCGTTGCTTACCCCCGACGTCATCGTCTGGCAGACCAGCACCAAGCGCGAGCACGGCGCCACCTTCCATGAAGTTGAATCCAAGGTCGGATGTTTCGTTGCTGCCATGGTCTCTCTCTGCGCTGTAATCGCGGCCTCTACCATGAATGTCGCGGATCCCACTTCCATGACCACTCGCCAGGCCGCAACCGCGCTCGCCCCCCTCGGGGATCTCGGTCCTATTCTTTTTGCCCTTGGCATTATCGGTTCCGGGATGGTCGCATTGCCCATCCTCGTGGCGTCACTTTGCTTTAGCGTGGCCGAAGCGGCCGACTGGCGTTACGGACTCAGCCGTCGCCCTTGGGAGGCGCGTCGCTTCTTCATGATGATCTGTGCCGTCTTGTTCATGGCCGTGGTCGTCAACTATCTCGGCATCAATACGGTCCGTACGTTGTATTGGTCGCAGGTCATGGCTGGCATTTTTATCGTGCCAATACTCTTCTTCATCCTCTGGATATCGAATGATCGCCGGATCATGCGCACTACCAATTCAATCTGGCAAAACTTTTGGCTTGGCGCTGCCGTGGGTGGAATGATTGTGGCGAATCTGATCTTCTTCGGACTGGAATTGTTTACCTGA
- a CDS encoding M48 family metallopeptidase, which translates to MRAPKITMSLRGYKRMKFRAFTLVAALFLSCLGPQAFAQDDKTSTDQSVQKQQDDKNVQQQDDKDKEKKEKKSGGKDDIDAIGNRNIGGKGLGNWYSLEKEIGIGKQYAQEIEASVKLVQDPVVNEYVNRIGQNLVRNSDAKVPFTIKVIDSDEVNAMALPGGFFYVNSGLILAADDESELAGVMAHEIAHVAARHHMRQMTRSQLANFASIPLIFVGGWTGFAIRNAAGFALPMTFLTFSRGFEREADYLGLQYLYKTGYDPNGFVSFFEKLQAKEKKKPGTLAKAFSTHPQTPDRIEESQKEIASILPGKDTYVVSTSEFDQVKARLAQLENRRKVVDDKGDKAPTLRRTAQGDDKKSGDKQDDDRPTLKRRD; encoded by the coding sequence GTGAGAGCACCAAAAATCACGATGAGCCTGCGAGGGTATAAGCGTATGAAGTTCCGCGCATTCACACTCGTGGCGGCCCTGTTTCTCTCCTGCCTAGGACCCCAGGCCTTCGCACAAGACGACAAGACCTCCACCGATCAGAGCGTCCAAAAGCAGCAGGACGATAAAAACGTCCAGCAGCAGGACGACAAAGACAAAGAGAAGAAAGAAAAAAAGAGCGGTGGCAAGGACGACATCGACGCCATCGGAAACCGTAACATCGGCGGAAAAGGTCTCGGCAACTGGTACTCGCTGGAGAAAGAGATTGGGATCGGCAAGCAGTACGCCCAGGAAATCGAAGCGAGCGTAAAACTGGTGCAGGACCCGGTCGTGAACGAGTACGTGAACCGGATCGGCCAGAACCTTGTGCGCAATTCGGATGCGAAGGTTCCCTTCACCATCAAAGTGATCGATTCCGACGAAGTGAACGCCATGGCACTGCCGGGCGGCTTTTTCTACGTGAACTCGGGACTGATCCTGGCAGCGGATGACGAGTCCGAACTGGCCGGCGTGATGGCCCATGAGATTGCTCACGTGGCAGCCCGCCACCATATGCGCCAGATGACGCGTTCGCAGTTGGCAAACTTCGCCAGCATCCCGCTGATCTTCGTTGGCGGCTGGACCGGATTTGCCATTCGGAATGCAGCAGGCTTCGCCCTGCCGATGACCTTCCTGACGTTCTCGCGCGGATTCGAGCGCGAAGCGGATTATCTCGGACTGCAGTACCTGTACAAGACTGGCTACGATCCGAACGGATTCGTGTCGTTCTTTGAAAAACTGCAGGCGAAAGAGAAGAAGAAACCGGGCACGCTGGCCAAGGCCTTCTCGACGCATCCGCAAACGCCAGACCGCATCGAGGAAAGCCAGAAAGAGATCGCCAGCATTTTACCGGGCAAGGACACGTACGTCGTGAGTACCTCTGAGTTCGACCAGGTAAAAGCACGACTCGCCCAATTGGAGAACCGTCGCAAGGTGGTGGACGATAAGGGTGACAAGGCTCCGACGTTGCGTCGCACGGCGCAGGGAGACGACAAAAAATCAGGCGACAAGCAGGACGATGATCGCCCGACGTTAAAGCGTCGCGACTAA
- a CDS encoding PilZ domain-containing protein: protein MNENNHLSFEAGLKETIARMASLERWEWWRWSTVLIISLALTAGLFSLAYPAMRPDVVSINQLDLTLQALLGMVLLFDAFAFYQQFKITRMRRELASQIGMLSTLEALRPRNAVEEVQRQNRRKLPRFLFDKRVIVALEDGSRKLIYGRTRDISEGGLGAVLAEPLPPETKVVLEIPVDFQSDKPLKLHAVVCYRRGFSHGFEYQSPDPADVAIIRRICSTCQRI from the coding sequence TTGAATGAGAACAACCATCTGAGCTTCGAAGCAGGATTAAAAGAAACGATCGCCCGCATGGCCAGCCTTGAACGGTGGGAGTGGTGGCGATGGAGCACCGTTCTCATCATCAGCCTCGCCCTCACTGCGGGCCTGTTTTCGCTTGCGTATCCCGCCATGCGTCCGGATGTGGTTTCCATCAACCAACTCGACCTGACGCTTCAGGCGCTACTGGGGATGGTCCTTCTTTTCGACGCTTTCGCCTTCTACCAGCAGTTCAAGATCACGCGCATGCGCAGGGAACTAGCCAGCCAGATCGGCATGCTCTCCACCCTGGAAGCGCTCCGTCCACGGAACGCGGTCGAAGAGGTGCAGCGTCAGAATCGACGCAAGCTTCCGCGCTTCCTCTTTGACAAGCGCGTCATAGTCGCACTCGAGGACGGCAGCCGGAAGCTCATCTACGGACGTACTCGTGACATTTCAGAAGGTGGACTCGGCGCCGTTCTTGCCGAGCCGCTACCACCCGAAACCAAGGTCGTCCTTGAGATCCCGGTTGATTTCCAGTCAGACAAGCCGCTCAAACTGCACGCGGTCGTTTGCTATCGCCGGGGCTTCAGTCACGGCTTTGAGTATCAGTCGCCAGATCCGGCCGATGTCGCTATCATCCGCAGAATTTGCAGCACTTGCCAGCGTATTTAG
- a CDS encoding glycoside hydrolase family 57 protein has translation MPIIRIAFLWHQHQPFYKDLITGEYRLPWVRLHALKDYYGMVKLLDEFPGVHQTFNLVPSLIWQIQEYVSGNARDPFLTVASKAAADLNMEQRRFALAYLFQANPSRMIGRYPRYQELFHRFEVAGHNPEKALDSFQTQDIADLQVLSQIAWFDEYFLKEPEVARLIAKGRDYSPEDQQMVLEWQRRILAAVLPAHEQAASKGSIELSTSPFYHPILPLICDSNQGAVSVPGLPLPTRFRRPDDAREQIKRGLDLHEKVFGKRPVGLWPSEGSVSEEAVAIAAELGLKWMATDEGVLGRTIDVAFDRSNEGRLRPEQAVQLYTPYQYRKGSTKMKMIFRDHTLSDLIGFVYSGMPAVEAANHFIRSIKDCAKPVLDKGHDAFIPIILDGENAWEFYHESGREFLRRVYDAIQHDPSMQALTMSEALKEHKSPPVLENLVPGSWINANFNVWIGAPEDNKAWDYLNEARAFYDRAAANADPEKAKLAFEELLIAEGSDWNWWYGPEHHSANDRDFDELYRKHLSNVYQLLGAEVPLYLAQPIAAGAVRPVYSPQTAYIRPRIGTGVIRYFDWLGAAIYNADRHTSAMHGKQFLLDALYAGVDENNLYGRLDFCEMPTGPVQLNVNIDIQSKGQVHSGWRLMAELDKSVQRWELRDTDSDKIVLKSEDQPNGMQVTMTRTFEFKMPLTALRAEQGSSIHLRFSLWREGLPIDALPVEGAVQLHVVSEEELQSELYNYSVSS, from the coding sequence ATGCCTATTATTCGAATCGCATTCCTGTGGCACCAGCACCAGCCGTTCTACAAAGACCTGATCACAGGTGAGTACCGTCTTCCGTGGGTTCGTCTGCACGCATTGAAGGACTACTACGGGATGGTGAAGTTGCTTGATGAGTTTCCGGGAGTTCATCAGACCTTCAACCTTGTGCCGTCTCTGATCTGGCAGATTCAGGAGTATGTGTCGGGGAATGCGCGCGATCCGTTCCTGACGGTGGCGTCGAAAGCGGCTGCGGACCTGAACATGGAACAAAGGCGCTTCGCACTGGCATATCTTTTCCAGGCGAATCCGAGCCGAATGATCGGGCGCTATCCGCGATACCAGGAGCTGTTTCATCGCTTTGAGGTCGCGGGACACAACCCGGAGAAAGCGCTGGATTCTTTCCAGACGCAAGATATTGCCGACCTGCAGGTGTTGTCGCAGATCGCGTGGTTCGACGAATACTTTTTGAAAGAACCGGAGGTAGCGAGGCTCATCGCGAAAGGCCGGGATTATTCGCCCGAAGACCAGCAGATGGTTCTTGAATGGCAGCGGCGAATCCTGGCGGCGGTGTTGCCGGCACACGAGCAGGCGGCAAGCAAAGGTTCGATCGAACTCTCGACTTCCCCGTTCTATCACCCGATCCTCCCGTTGATTTGCGATTCGAACCAGGGAGCAGTATCGGTTCCCGGACTGCCGTTGCCCACGAGGTTTCGCCGTCCGGACGACGCGCGTGAACAGATCAAGCGTGGACTCGATCTGCACGAGAAAGTGTTTGGGAAGCGTCCGGTGGGATTGTGGCCGTCGGAAGGAAGCGTGTCCGAAGAGGCGGTGGCTATCGCGGCGGAACTCGGCCTGAAGTGGATGGCGACGGATGAAGGCGTGCTTGGGCGGACGATCGACGTGGCTTTTGACCGGTCGAACGAGGGGAGGCTGCGTCCTGAGCAGGCGGTTCAACTCTACACGCCGTATCAGTACCGCAAGGGCAGCACGAAGATGAAGATGATCTTCCGTGACCATACGCTGAGCGACCTGATCGGGTTCGTGTACTCGGGCATGCCGGCGGTGGAAGCGGCGAATCACTTCATCCGCAGCATCAAGGATTGCGCCAAACCTGTTCTGGATAAGGGACATGATGCATTCATCCCGATCATCCTCGACGGCGAGAATGCATGGGAGTTCTACCACGAGTCAGGGCGGGAGTTCCTGCGGCGGGTGTACGACGCGATCCAGCATGATCCATCGATGCAAGCGTTGACGATGAGCGAAGCGCTGAAGGAGCACAAATCGCCTCCGGTGCTGGAGAATCTGGTTCCGGGATCGTGGATCAATGCGAACTTCAATGTCTGGATCGGCGCTCCGGAAGATAACAAGGCCTGGGACTACCTGAATGAGGCGCGAGCGTTCTATGACCGCGCCGCCGCGAATGCGGATCCGGAGAAGGCGAAGCTGGCGTTTGAGGAGTTGCTAATCGCCGAGGGGTCTGATTGGAACTGGTGGTACGGGCCGGAACATCATTCGGCGAACGACCGTGACTTCGACGAGCTTTACCGCAAGCATTTGTCGAACGTATATCAGTTGCTGGGGGCGGAGGTTCCACTTTACCTTGCGCAACCGATTGCGGCAGGAGCGGTGCGTCCGGTGTACTCGCCGCAGACAGCGTATATTCGTCCGCGGATTGGGACGGGAGTGATCCGGTATTTCGACTGGCTGGGAGCCGCGATCTACAACGCCGATCGCCATACCAGCGCCATGCACGGAAAACAATTCCTGCTGGACGCACTCTACGCGGGCGTGGATGAGAACAACCTATATGGACGGCTGGACTTCTGCGAAATGCCAACCGGGCCGGTGCAGTTGAATGTGAACATTGATATCCAGTCGAAAGGGCAGGTACACAGCGGCTGGCGTCTGATGGCGGAGCTGGACAAGTCGGTGCAACGCTGGGAGCTCCGGGATACGGATTCGGACAAGATCGTTTTGAAGTCCGAAGATCAACCGAATGGGATGCAGGTCACGATGACGCGGACATTCGAATTCAAGATGCCGCTGACGGCCTTACGCGCGGAGCAAGGAAGCAGCATCCATTTGCGGTTCAGCTTGTGGCGGGAAGGGCTACCGATCGATGCCCTGCCTGTGGAGGGCGCGGTGCAACTGCATGTCGTCAGTGAAGAAGAGCTGCAGAGCGAACTCTACAACTACAGCGTGAGCAGCTAA